The following proteins are encoded in a genomic region of Pan troglodytes isolate AG18354 chromosome Y, NHGRI_mPanTro3-v2.0_pri, whole genome shotgun sequence:
- the KDM5D gene encoding lysine-specific demethylase 5D isoform X5, which yields MEPGCNEFLPPPECPVFEPSWAEFQDPLGYIAKIRPIAEKSGICKIRPPADWQPPFAVEVDNFRFTPRIQRLNELEAQTRVKLNYLDQIAKFWEIQGSSLKIPNVERKILDLYSLSKPEPTEEDIEKNPELKKLQIYGPGPKMMGLGLMAKDKDKTVHKKVTCPPTVTVKDEQSGGGNVSSTLLKQHLSLEPCTKTTMQLRKNHSSAQFIDSYICQVCSRGDEDDKLLFCDGCDDNYHIFCLLPPLPEIPRGIWRCPKCILAECKQPPEAFGFEQATQEYTLQSFGEMADSFKSDYFNMPVHMVPTELVEKEFWRLVSSIEEDVTVEYGADIHSKEFGSGFPVSNSKQNLSPEEKEYATSGWNLNVMPVLAQSVLCHINADISGMKVPWLYVGMVFSAFCWHIEDHWSYSINYLHWGEPKTWYGVPSLAAEHLEEVMKMLTPELFDSQPDLLHQLVTLMNPNTLMSHGVPVVRTNQCAGEFVITFPRAYHSGFNQGYNFAEAVNFCTADWLPAGRQCIEHYRRLRRYCVFSHEELICKMAAFPETLDLNLAVAVHKEMFIMVQEERRLRKALLEKGVTEAEREAFELLPDDERQCIKCKTTCFLSALACYDCPDGLVCLSHINDLCKCSSSRQYLRYRYTLDELPTMLHKLKIRAESFDTWANKVRVALEVEDGRKRSFEELRALESEARERRFPNSELLQRLKNCLSEVEACIAQVLGLVSGQVARMDTPQLTLTELRVLLEQMGSLPCAMHQIGDVKDVLEQVEAYQAEAREALATLPSSPGLLRSLLERGQQLGVEVPEAHQLQQQVEQAQWLDEVKQALAPSAHRGSLVIMQGLLVMGAKIASSPSVDKARAELQELLTIAERWEEKAHFCLEARQKHPPATLEAIIRETENIPVHLPNIQALKEALTKAQAWIADVDEIQNGDHYPCLDDLEGLVAVGRDLPVGLEELRQLELQVLTAHSWREKASKTFLKKNSCYTLLEVLCPCADAGSDSTKRSRWMEKALGLYQCDTELLGLSAQDLRDPGSLIVAFKEGEQKEKEGILQLRRTNSAKPSPLAPSLMASSPTSICVCGQVPAGVGALQCDLCQDWFHGQCVSVPHLLTSPKPSLTSSPLLAWWEWDTKFLCPLCMRSRRPRLETILALLVALQRLPVRLPEGEALQCLTERAIGWQDRARKALASEDVTALLRHLAELRQQLQAKPRPVYTSATACDPIREGSGNNISKVQGLLENGDSVISPENMAPGKGSDLELLSSLLPQLTGPVLELPEAIRAPLEELMMEGDLLEVTLDENHSIWQLLQAGQPPDLDRIRTLLELEKFEHQGSRTRSRALERRRRQQKVDQGRNVENLVQQELQSKRARSSGIMSQVGREEEHYQEKADRENMFLTPSTDHSPSLKGNQNSLQHKDSGSSAACPSLMPWLQLSYSDEQQL from the exons cCAGAGCCTACAGAGGAGGACATTGAGAAGAATCCAGAGCTAAAGAAGTTACAGATCTATGGGCCAGGTCCCAAAATGATGGGCTTGGGCCTTATGGCTAAGGATAAGGATAAGACTGTGCATAAGAAAG TCACATGCCCCCCAACTGTTACGGTGAAGGATGAGCAAAGTGGAGGTGGGAACGTGTCATCAACATTGCTCAAGCAGCACTTGAGCCTAGAGCCCTGCACTAAGACAACCATGCAACTTCGAAAGAATCACAGCAGTGCCCAGTTT attgaCTCATATATTTGCCAAGTATGCTCCCGTGGGGATGAAGATGATAAGCTTCTTTTCTGTGATGGCTGTGATGACAATTACCACATCTTCTGCTTGTTGCCACCCCTTCCTGAAATCCCCAGAGGCATCTGGAGGTGCCCAAAATGTATCTTGGCG gagTGTAAACAGCCTCCTGAAGCTTTTGGATTTGAACAGGCTACCCAGGAGTACACTTTGCAGAGTTTTGGTGAAATGGCTGATTCCTTCAAGTCCGACTACTTCAACATGCCTGTACAT atggtgcctACAGAACTTGTAGAGAAGGAATTCTGGAGGCTGGTGAGCAGCATTGAGGAAGACGTGACAGTTGAATATGGAGCTGATATTCATTCCAAAGAATTTGGCAGTGGCTTTCCTGTCAGCAATAGCAAACAAAACTTATCTCCTGAGGAGAAG GAGTATGCGACCAGTGGTTGGAACCTGAATGTGATGCCAGTGCTAGCTCAGTCTGTTCTCTGTCACATCAATGCAGACATCTCAGGCATGAAGGTGCCCTGGCTGTATGTGGGCATGGTTTTCTCAGCATTTTGTTGGCATATTGAGGATCACTGGAGTTACTCTATTAACTATCTGCATTG GGGTGAGCCGAAGACCTGGTATGGTGTACCCTCCCTGGCAGCAGAGCATTTGGAGGAGGTGATGAAGATGCTGACACCTGAGCTGTTTGATAGCCAGCCTGATCTCCTACACCAGCTTGTCACTCTCatgaatcccaacactttgatgTCCCATGGTGTGCCA gtTGTCCGCACAAACCAGTGTGCAGGGGAATTTGTCATCACTTTTCCTCGTGCTTACCACAGTGGTTTTAACCAAGGCTACAATTTTGCTGAAGCTGTCAACTTTTGTACTGCTGACTGG CTACCTGCTGGACGCCAGTGCATTGAACACTACCGCCGGCTCCGGCGCTATTGTGTCTTCTCCCACGAGGAGCTCATCTGCAAGATGGCTGCCTTCCCAGAGACGTTGGATCTCAATCTAGCAGTAGCTGTGCACAAGGAGATGTTCATTATGGTTCAGGAGGAGCGACGTCTACGAAAGGCCCTTTTGGAGAAG GGCGTCACGGAGGCTGAGCGAGAGGCTTTTGAGCTGCTCCCAGATGATGAACGCCAGTGCATCAAGTGCAAGACCACGTGCTTCTTGTCAGCCCTGGCCTGCTACGACTGCCCAGATGGCCTTGTATGCCTTTCCCACATCAATGACCTCTGCAAGTGCTCTAGTAGCCGACAGTACCTACG GTATCGGTACACCTTGGATGAGCTCCCCACCATGCTGCATAAACTGAAGATTCGGGCTGAGTCTTTTGACACCTGGGCCAACAAAGTGCGAGTGGCCTTGGAGGTGGAGGATGGCCGTAAGCGCA GCTTTGAAGAGCTAAGGGCACTGGAGTCTGAGGCTCGTGAGAGGAGGTTTCCTAATAGTGAGCTGCTTCAGCGACTGAAGAACTGCCTGAGTGAGGTGGAGGCTTGTATTGCTCAAGTCCTGGGGCTGGTCAGTGGTCAGGTGGCCAG GATGGACACTCCACAGCTGACCTTGACTGAACTCCGGGTCCTTCTTGAGCAGATGGGCAGCCTGCCCTGTGCCATGCATCAGATTGGGGATGTCAAG GATGTCCTGGAACAGGTGGAGGCCTATCAAGCTGAGGCTCGTGAGGCTCTGGCCACACTGCCCTCTAGTCCAGGGCTATTGCGGTCCCTGTTGGAGAGGGGGCAGCAGCTGGGTGTAGAGGTGCCTGAAGCCCATCAGCTTCAGCAGCAGGTGGAGCAGGCGCAATGGCTAGATGAAGTGAAGCAGGCCCTGGCCCCTTCTGCTCACAGGGGCTCTCTGGTCATCATGCAGGGGCTTTTGGTTATGGGTGCCAAGATAGCCTCCAGCCCTTCTGTGGACAAGGCCCGGGCTGAGCTGCAAGAACTACTGACCATTGCAGAGCGCTGGGAAGAAAAGGCTCATTTCTGCCTGGAGGCCAG gcaGAAGCATCCACCAGCCACACTGGAAGCCATAATTCGTGAGACAGAAAACATCCCTGTTCACCTGCCTAACATCCAGGCTCTCAAAGAAGCTCTGACTAAGGCACAAGCTTGGATTGCTGATGTGGATGAGATCCAA AATGGTGACCACTACCCCTGTCTGGATGACTTGGAGGGCCTGGTGGCTGTGGGCCGGGACCTGCCTGTGGGGCTGGAGGAGCTGAGACAGCTAGAACTGCAGGTATTGACAGCACATTCCTGGAGAGAGAAGGCCTCCAAGACCTTTCTCAAGAAGAATTCTTGCTACACACTGCTTGAG gtGCTTTGCCCGTGTGCAGACGCTGGCTCAGACAGCACCAAGCGTAGCCGGTGGATGGAGAAGGCGCTGGGGTTGTACCAGTGTGACACAGAGCTGCTGGGGCTGTCTGCACAGGACCTCAGAGACCCAGGCTCTCTG ATTGTGGCCTTCAAGGAAGGGgaacagaaggagaaggagggtaTCCTGCAGCTGCGTCGCACCAACTCAGCCAAGCCCAGTCCACTGGCACCATCCCTCATGGCCTCTTCTCCGACTTCTATCTGTGTGTGTGGGCAGGTGCCAGCTGGGGTGGGAGCTCTGCAGTGTGACCTGTGTCAGGACTGGTTCCATGGGCAGTGTGTGTCAGTGCCCCATCTCCTCACCTCTCCAAAGCCCAGTCTCACTTCATCTCCACTGCTAGCCTGGTGGGAATGGGACACAAAATTCCTGTGTCCACTGTGTATGCGCTCACGACGGCCACGCCTAGAGACAATCCTAGCCTTGCTGGTTGCCCTGCAGAGGCTGCCCGTGCGGCTGCCTGAGGGTGAGGCCCTTCAGTGTCTCACAGAGAGGGCCATTGGCTGGCAAGACCGTGCCAGAAAGGCTCTGGCCTCTGAAGATGTGACTGCTCTGTTGCGACACCTGGCTGAGCTTCGCCAACAGCTACAGGCCAAACCCAGACCGGTCTACACTTCAGCCACTGCCTGTGACCCTATCAGAGAAGGCAGTGGCAACAATATTTCTAAG GTCCAAGGGCTGCTGGAGAATGGAGACAGTGTGATCAGTCCTGAGAACATGGCTCCAGGAAAGGGCTCTG ACCTGGAGCTACTGTCCTCACTGTTGCCGCAGTTGACTGGCCCTGTGTTGGAGCTGCCTGAGGCAATCCGGGCTCCCCTGGAGGAGCTCATGATGGAAGGGGACCTGCTTGAGGTGACCCTGGATGAGAACCACAGCATCTGGCAGCTGCTGCAGGCTGGACAGCCTCCAGACCTGGACAGAATTCGCACACTTCTGGAG CTGGAAAAATTTGAACATCAAGGGAGTCGGACAAGGAGCCGGGCTCTGGAGAGGCGACGGCGGCAGCAGAAGGTGGATCAGGGTAGAAACGTTGAGAATCTTGTTCAACAGGAGCTTCAGTCAAAAAGGGCTCGGAGCTCAGGGATTATGTCTCAGGTGGGCCGAGAAGAAGAACATTATCAGGAGAAAGCAGACCGTGAAAATATGTTCCTGACACCTTCCACAGACCACAGCCCTTCCTTGAAAGGAAACCAAAATAGCTTACAACACAAGGATTCAGGCTCTTCAGCTGCTTGTCCTTCTTTAATGCCTTGGCTACAACTCTCCTACTCTGATGAGCAACAGTTGTGA
- the KDM5D gene encoding lysine-specific demethylase 5D isoform X8 codes for MEPGCNEFLPPPECPVFEPSWAEFQDPLGYIAKIRPIAEKSGICKIRPPADWQPPFAVEVDNFRFTPRIQRLNELEAQTRVKLNYLDQIAKFWEIQGSSLKIPNVERKILDLYSLSKPEPTEEDIEKNPELKKLQIYGPGPKMMGLGLMAKDKDKTVHKKVTCPPTVTVKDEQSGGGNVSSTLLKQHLSLEPCTKTTMQLRKNHSSAQFIDSYICQVCSRGDEDDKLLFCDGCDDNYHIFCLLPPLPEIPRGIWRCPKCILAECKQPPEAFGFEQATQEYTLQSFGEMADSFKSDYFNMPVHMVPTELVEKEFWRLVSSIEEDVTVEYGADIHSKEFGSGFPVSNSKQNLSPEEKEYATSGWNLNVMPVLAQSVLCHINADISGMKVPWLYVGMVFSAFCWHIEDHWSYSINYLHWGEPKTWYGVPSLAAEHLEEVMKMLTPELFDSQPDLLHQLVTLMNPNTLMSHGVPVVRTNQCAGEFVITFPRAYHSGFNQGYNFAEAVNFCTADWLPAGRQCIEHYRRLRRYCVFSHEELICKMAAFPETLDLNLAVAVHKEMFIMVQEERRLRKALLEKGVTEAEREAFELLPDDERQCIKCKTTCFLSALACYDCPDGLVCLSHINDLCKCSSSRQYLRYRYTLDELPTMLHKLKIRAESFDTWANKVRVALEVEDGRKRSFEELRALESEARERRFPNSELLQRLKNCLSEVEACIAQVLGLVSGQVARMDTPQLTLTELRVLLEQMGSLPCAMHQIGDVKGLLVMGAKIASSPSVDKARAELQELLTIAERWEEKAHFCLEARQKHPPATLEAIIRETENIPVHLPNIQALKEALTKAQAWIADVDEIQNGDHYPCLDDLEGLVAVGRDLPVGLEELRQLELQVLTAHSWREKASKTFLKKNSCYTLLEVLCPCADAGSDSTKRSRWMEKALGLYQCDTELLGLSAQDLRDPGSLIVAFKEGEQKEKEGILQLRRTNSAKPSPLAPSLMASSPTSICVCGQVPAGVGALQCDLCQDWFHGQCVSVPHLLTSPKPSLTSSPLLAWWEWDTKFLCPLCMRSRRPRLETILALLVALQRLPVRLPEGEALQCLTERAIGWQDRARKALASEDVTALLRHLAELRQQLQAKPRPVYTSATACDPIREGSGNNISKVQGLLENGDSVISPENMAPGKGSDLELLSSLLPQLTGPVLELPEAIRAPLEELMMEGDLLEVTLDENHSIWQLLQAGQPPDLDRIRTLLELEKFEHQGSRTRSRALERRRRQQKVDQGRNVENLVQQELQSKRARSSGIMSQVGREEEHYQEKADRENMFLTPSTDHSPSLKGNQNSLQHKDSGSSAACPSLMPWLQLSYSDEQQL; via the exons cCAGAGCCTACAGAGGAGGACATTGAGAAGAATCCAGAGCTAAAGAAGTTACAGATCTATGGGCCAGGTCCCAAAATGATGGGCTTGGGCCTTATGGCTAAGGATAAGGATAAGACTGTGCATAAGAAAG TCACATGCCCCCCAACTGTTACGGTGAAGGATGAGCAAAGTGGAGGTGGGAACGTGTCATCAACATTGCTCAAGCAGCACTTGAGCCTAGAGCCCTGCACTAAGACAACCATGCAACTTCGAAAGAATCACAGCAGTGCCCAGTTT attgaCTCATATATTTGCCAAGTATGCTCCCGTGGGGATGAAGATGATAAGCTTCTTTTCTGTGATGGCTGTGATGACAATTACCACATCTTCTGCTTGTTGCCACCCCTTCCTGAAATCCCCAGAGGCATCTGGAGGTGCCCAAAATGTATCTTGGCG gagTGTAAACAGCCTCCTGAAGCTTTTGGATTTGAACAGGCTACCCAGGAGTACACTTTGCAGAGTTTTGGTGAAATGGCTGATTCCTTCAAGTCCGACTACTTCAACATGCCTGTACAT atggtgcctACAGAACTTGTAGAGAAGGAATTCTGGAGGCTGGTGAGCAGCATTGAGGAAGACGTGACAGTTGAATATGGAGCTGATATTCATTCCAAAGAATTTGGCAGTGGCTTTCCTGTCAGCAATAGCAAACAAAACTTATCTCCTGAGGAGAAG GAGTATGCGACCAGTGGTTGGAACCTGAATGTGATGCCAGTGCTAGCTCAGTCTGTTCTCTGTCACATCAATGCAGACATCTCAGGCATGAAGGTGCCCTGGCTGTATGTGGGCATGGTTTTCTCAGCATTTTGTTGGCATATTGAGGATCACTGGAGTTACTCTATTAACTATCTGCATTG GGGTGAGCCGAAGACCTGGTATGGTGTACCCTCCCTGGCAGCAGAGCATTTGGAGGAGGTGATGAAGATGCTGACACCTGAGCTGTTTGATAGCCAGCCTGATCTCCTACACCAGCTTGTCACTCTCatgaatcccaacactttgatgTCCCATGGTGTGCCA gtTGTCCGCACAAACCAGTGTGCAGGGGAATTTGTCATCACTTTTCCTCGTGCTTACCACAGTGGTTTTAACCAAGGCTACAATTTTGCTGAAGCTGTCAACTTTTGTACTGCTGACTGG CTACCTGCTGGACGCCAGTGCATTGAACACTACCGCCGGCTCCGGCGCTATTGTGTCTTCTCCCACGAGGAGCTCATCTGCAAGATGGCTGCCTTCCCAGAGACGTTGGATCTCAATCTAGCAGTAGCTGTGCACAAGGAGATGTTCATTATGGTTCAGGAGGAGCGACGTCTACGAAAGGCCCTTTTGGAGAAG GGCGTCACGGAGGCTGAGCGAGAGGCTTTTGAGCTGCTCCCAGATGATGAACGCCAGTGCATCAAGTGCAAGACCACGTGCTTCTTGTCAGCCCTGGCCTGCTACGACTGCCCAGATGGCCTTGTATGCCTTTCCCACATCAATGACCTCTGCAAGTGCTCTAGTAGCCGACAGTACCTACG GTATCGGTACACCTTGGATGAGCTCCCCACCATGCTGCATAAACTGAAGATTCGGGCTGAGTCTTTTGACACCTGGGCCAACAAAGTGCGAGTGGCCTTGGAGGTGGAGGATGGCCGTAAGCGCA GCTTTGAAGAGCTAAGGGCACTGGAGTCTGAGGCTCGTGAGAGGAGGTTTCCTAATAGTGAGCTGCTTCAGCGACTGAAGAACTGCCTGAGTGAGGTGGAGGCTTGTATTGCTCAAGTCCTGGGGCTGGTCAGTGGTCAGGTGGCCAG GATGGACACTCCACAGCTGACCTTGACTGAACTCCGGGTCCTTCTTGAGCAGATGGGCAGCCTGCCCTGTGCCATGCATCAGATTGGGGATGTCAAG GGGCTTTTGGTTATGGGTGCCAAGATAGCCTCCAGCCCTTCTGTGGACAAGGCCCGGGCTGAGCTGCAAGAACTACTGACCATTGCAGAGCGCTGGGAAGAAAAGGCTCATTTCTGCCTGGAGGCCAG gcaGAAGCATCCACCAGCCACACTGGAAGCCATAATTCGTGAGACAGAAAACATCCCTGTTCACCTGCCTAACATCCAGGCTCTCAAAGAAGCTCTGACTAAGGCACAAGCTTGGATTGCTGATGTGGATGAGATCCAA AATGGTGACCACTACCCCTGTCTGGATGACTTGGAGGGCCTGGTGGCTGTGGGCCGGGACCTGCCTGTGGGGCTGGAGGAGCTGAGACAGCTAGAACTGCAGGTATTGACAGCACATTCCTGGAGAGAGAAGGCCTCCAAGACCTTTCTCAAGAAGAATTCTTGCTACACACTGCTTGAG gtGCTTTGCCCGTGTGCAGACGCTGGCTCAGACAGCACCAAGCGTAGCCGGTGGATGGAGAAGGCGCTGGGGTTGTACCAGTGTGACACAGAGCTGCTGGGGCTGTCTGCACAGGACCTCAGAGACCCAGGCTCTCTG ATTGTGGCCTTCAAGGAAGGGgaacagaaggagaaggagggtaTCCTGCAGCTGCGTCGCACCAACTCAGCCAAGCCCAGTCCACTGGCACCATCCCTCATGGCCTCTTCTCCGACTTCTATCTGTGTGTGTGGGCAGGTGCCAGCTGGGGTGGGAGCTCTGCAGTGTGACCTGTGTCAGGACTGGTTCCATGGGCAGTGTGTGTCAGTGCCCCATCTCCTCACCTCTCCAAAGCCCAGTCTCACTTCATCTCCACTGCTAGCCTGGTGGGAATGGGACACAAAATTCCTGTGTCCACTGTGTATGCGCTCACGACGGCCACGCCTAGAGACAATCCTAGCCTTGCTGGTTGCCCTGCAGAGGCTGCCCGTGCGGCTGCCTGAGGGTGAGGCCCTTCAGTGTCTCACAGAGAGGGCCATTGGCTGGCAAGACCGTGCCAGAAAGGCTCTGGCCTCTGAAGATGTGACTGCTCTGTTGCGACACCTGGCTGAGCTTCGCCAACAGCTACAGGCCAAACCCAGACCGGTCTACACTTCAGCCACTGCCTGTGACCCTATCAGAGAAGGCAGTGGCAACAATATTTCTAAG GTCCAAGGGCTGCTGGAGAATGGAGACAGTGTGATCAGTCCTGAGAACATGGCTCCAGGAAAGGGCTCTG ACCTGGAGCTACTGTCCTCACTGTTGCCGCAGTTGACTGGCCCTGTGTTGGAGCTGCCTGAGGCAATCCGGGCTCCCCTGGAGGAGCTCATGATGGAAGGGGACCTGCTTGAGGTGACCCTGGATGAGAACCACAGCATCTGGCAGCTGCTGCAGGCTGGACAGCCTCCAGACCTGGACAGAATTCGCACACTTCTGGAG CTGGAAAAATTTGAACATCAAGGGAGTCGGACAAGGAGCCGGGCTCTGGAGAGGCGACGGCGGCAGCAGAAGGTGGATCAGGGTAGAAACGTTGAGAATCTTGTTCAACAGGAGCTTCAGTCAAAAAGGGCTCGGAGCTCAGGGATTATGTCTCAGGTGGGCCGAGAAGAAGAACATTATCAGGAGAAAGCAGACCGTGAAAATATGTTCCTGACACCTTCCACAGACCACAGCCCTTCCTTGAAAGGAAACCAAAATAGCTTACAACACAAGGATTCAGGCTCTTCAGCTGCTTGTCCTTCTTTAATGCCTTGGCTACAACTCTCCTACTCTGATGAGCAACAGTTGTGA